Within the uncultured Campylobacter sp. genome, the region TATTAAAATTTTGCTTTTGATTTGTTTAATCTGGCGGAATTTGTGTTAAATTTAACAAATCCCGCCGAGCAGGTCTAACGCTTAGCGTCCAGATACGTATTTAGCGCCGCAACGTAGGCCTTCGCAGACGCCAGCATCGTATCTACGTCAAGCCCTCTGCCGATGATGGCGCCCTCGTCTTTAAATTCTACCTTGACGGTTACTTTTGCCAGCGCGTCTTTGCCCTGCGAGACCGCTTTTACTTGATACTCTTTCAAGCTGCCGCTGATACCGCTGATACGATCTATCGCCTTAAATATCGCATCTACGCCGCCGTTTCCAAGCGCGCTATCGCTTAAAATTTCATCCTTATACCTTAGCGTAAGTGCGGTGCTAGCGTGTCCTTTGTTGCAGCTATTGGAGCTTAAAACCAGCACTTCATAGGTCTTCTCGGCTCCCACAAACTCATCGTTTACGAGCTCTCTAATATCCTCGTCGAAAACGTCCTTTTTACTATCTGCAAGCGTTTTAAATTTATTAAACGCGATCTCAATCTGCTCGCTACTAAGCTCATAGCCCAAAGATACCAGCTTATCTTTGAAGGCGTGACGGCCGCTGTGTTTGCCCAGCACTAGCGAGTTTTTATCAAGCCCGATATCCTCGGCGTGCATAATCTCGTAGGTTTCTTTGTGTTTTAGCACGCCGTCTTGGTGGATGCCGCTTTCATGCGCGAAGGCGTTTTTGCCCACGATCGCTTTATTAGGCTGCGGCTCGATGCCGGTAATGCTCGCAACCAAGCGGCTGGATGGGTAAATTTCTTTCAAATTTATATCGGTATAAAGCGGCGCAAATTTATCTGTGCGCGTCTTGATCGCCATTACGATCTCCTCCAGCGCCGCGTTGCCCGCGCGCTCGCCGATACCGTTTATCGTGCACTCGACCTGTCTGGCTCCCGCCAAGATAGCGGCCAAGGAATTTACGGTAGCCATTCCCAAGTCGTTGTGGTTATGTACCGAAACTACGGCGCGCTCGCCGATAAGTTTAACGATCTCACCTATGCGCGTAGTGATCTCATCCGGATAGAGATAGCCCACCGTATCGGGGATATTTATGGTGGAGGCTCCGGCGTTTATCGCGGCGTCGCAGATCTCTTTTAAAAAACCCATATCGCTTCTGCACGCATCCTCGCAGCTAAACTCCACGTCCTCGCATAGGCTTTTTGCGTATTGCACAGACTCTACGGCGCGCTTTATGACCTCTTGCGGTTGCATTTTGAGTTTAAATTCCATATGGATAGGGCTTGTGGCGATGAAGGTGTGGATGCGTCCGAGCTTCGCGCCCTTTATCGCTTCGCCCGCGGCCTTGATATCTTTTTCTAAAGCGCGCGCAAGCGAACAGACGCGAACCTTGCTAACGGCGCTAGCGATCTTTTCTATCGCGTCAAAATCGCCTGGGCTCGCCGCCGCAAAGCCAGCCTCGATAACATCTACGCCCAGCTTTTCAAGCTGCAGCGCAAGATGGATCTTCTCGTCCGTATTCATCGACGCTCCGGGGCTTTGCTCGCCGTCACGAAGCGTCGTATCGAAGATTATGATTTTATTTTTGTCCATTGCTTGTCCTTTCAAATTGTTAAAATTTGGCAAAATTATAGCCGTGCAAGCTTAAAACAATCGCGGCGATAAACATACTTGAGATTATTTCGCCATTTCCTCGGGTTTGTCTTTTTTATGAAATTTAGCCGCGCTTAAATTTAAAGCTCCGCGAACCAAACCGTAAACGATATAAACCAAAGTGAGCACTGCCGGAAATTCCAGCCTGAAAAGATATAAAAGCGAGAAAAATACGACGATTAGAAGCACTAAAATTTTAATCGCATTGGGGCGCTTTAGGCTGATCCTTTTAAAGCTCGGAAAGCGGATGTTACTTACCATCAAAAACGATAACGCCACCATTGCGATGATCAAAAATACGCCAAATCCTTTGGAAAGCTCATATTTTAAATAAATGCCGATCCAAAACGCCATCGTAATCGCAGCTGTCGGAATCGGCAGCCCGATAAAAACACTAGGCTCGTAGGTACCCGTAGTTACGTTGAATCGCGCCAGCCTGATCGCGCCGAAAACCACGTAAAGCGCGGCTACGAGCGAGCCAACCTTGCCGTAATCGTGCCCGACCGCGCAATAAAACAGCAGCGCCGGCGCGACGCCGAAAGCTACGATATCCGCAAGGCTGTCAAATTCCACGCCGAATTTCGATGTCGCATGCGTTAGCCTCGCCACGCGGCCGTCAAGTCCGTCGCAGATCAAGGATAAAATGATATAAAAGATCGCGGCGCTGAAGTTGCCCTTGATCGTAGAAATTATGCTGATGACCGCCAAAAATACGCTTGCCGCCGTGAAAAAATTCGGCAATATGTAGATTAATTTTCCCTTTTCCTCTTCCATCTCTCACTCTTTAAATTTTATTTTTGCACCGCTTTTCGTTTGGTGCCGCAGATCGCGCATAAAGCATTTTAGCGCGACCTTCTTAAAATTTAGCCCTAAGTTCTTACCGCGCGCGAGGCTTTAAATTTAAGCCTCGCTCTTTGCGCTTTCGATATCGTCGTTAGCGCCTAAATTTCGCACCAGACGGGTAGGCATGCCGTTATCTTTTTCAAATTTAGAGATGATCTCCACGATCTGCTCTCCAGAGACCGTCTCCTTCTCATACAGCGCCTTCACCATCTCCTCGATCGCCTGAGCATAGGTCCTTAGCGTCTCTTTTACCGCCGCGTAGCGCTCATCCAGCGTCTTGCGGACATATTCGTCGATCTTAACCGCCGTTACCTCGCTATAATCCTTGATGCTTTGTCCGCCGTTTAGGAAGGAATACTGCTGCTTTTCTAGCACCGCAAGCCCGAGCGCATCGGTCATTCCTACCTGAGTAGCCATAAATTTAAGCATATCGGTAGCGCGCTGCAAATCGTTGCCCGCCCCGTCAGTGATCTCGCCTAAAAACACGTCCTCCGCCGCGCGCCCCGCCAAAAACGTATCGATCTCGGCAAAAATTTCATGGCGCTGATGCAGATATCTATTTTCAAACGGAGAATTTAGCGTATATCCCGCAGCACTCAATCCGCGCGGTACGATAGTTACCTTCGATACCGGCATCGCGCCTTTGGTAAGCTCAGCGATGAGCGCATGACCGCTTTCGTGGTAGGCGACGATCCGCTTTTCGATCGGGCTTACGCGGCGCGATTTTTTAGCCAGTCCGATACCGACGCGCTCGATCGCTTCGAGCAGGTCTTTTTGCTCGACCTCCGCCTTTGCCTCGCGACCCGCTAAAAGCGCGGCTTCGTTGATAATATTTGCAAGATCTGCTCCTGCAAAGCCCACGGTAAGGCGCGCGATCTCTTCGATATCGATATCGCGAGCAAATTTAACGTCGCGCATATGCACCTTTAAAATCGCCATTCTGCCGTCAAAATCAGGTCTATCAACTAGAACCTGCCTATCGAATCTGCCCGGACGCAGAAGCGCCGCATCCAGCGTCTCCGGGCGGTTGGTAGCCGCAAGGACGATCACCGGGCTTGATTCCGAGCCGAAGCCATCCATCTCGGCAAGCAGCTGATTTAGCGTCTGCTCGCGCTCGTCATTACCTCCGCCGATACCGCCTGCGGTTCTGCTTTTGCCGATCGCATCGATCTCATCGATAAAAACGATCGCCGGAGCCTGTTTTTTAGCGTTATCAAATAGATCGCGCACCCTGCTGGCGCCCACGCCTACGAACATCTCGATGAAGCTGGAGCCCGATACTGAAAAAAACGGCACGTCCGCTTCGCCCGCGACCGCTTTGGCTAGCAGCGTCTTACCCGTGCCGGGAGGACCCACCAAAAGCACGCCTTTTGGAATTTTAGCCCCAAGGCTGATATATCGCTCGGGGTTTTTTAAGAAATCTACGATCTCCTTAACCTCCTCTTTCGCCTCTTCGACGCCCGCGACATCGCTAAATTTAACCTTCGGCTTTTCGGCGCTTACTAGGTTTTTAGAGCTTCCGATGCCGAGCACGCCGCCGCCCATATTGCGCTGCATGCGATTGGCTAAAAACATCCAAATTCCAAAGAAAATTACGAGCGGCAAGACCCAGCTAAAGAGCAGATCGGTTAAAAAATTACTCTCGTTATACGCGCCGTATGGAATTTTGCGCGATTCTAAAATTTGAATTAGCTCGGGATCATCCACGCGTTTGGCGGTGTAGATTACGTTGCCGACTTGCGCTTTAATCGTGGAGCTTCCAATGGAAACCATGCTTACTTGAGAGTTTTTGATTTGCGATTTTAGCTCGGAGTAAGTTACGTTTCTACTCTCGCCCGAAACGGAGCCTAGCACTCCACCGCTATCAAATCCGCCGCTTGGGGATATCGCTTTAAACACGACTATCAAAATAAGCGCAAAAATTATAAAAACGCCGATCGGATTTTTATTAAAAAAATTGTTTCCGCCGCCGTTTTGAGGGGGTTGATTATTTGGGTTGTTATTCATATTTTCCTTTCATAAACGAAGCTAAGCCATTCGTTTTGCTTTTTCATCTGCACGAAATTTAAATCAGAAAAGGCTTGCTCGATCCTATCTTTATATTTTTCTAAAATTCCCGACAGCACGAGCTTGCCGCCAGGTTTTAGCGCTTTTTTCAGATCCGCGCTTAGGATCAAAATCACGTCGGCGATTATATTTGCGACGATTAGATCAAACTGTGGCTGCGCGCTTTTGCTTGAGCCTTGCTCACCCAAGCTTGAAACGCTGCCGAGCCAAATTTTATCGATCTGCACGCCGTTTTTCTCCGCGTTTTGCTGCGTAGCTGTCACCGCCTGCTCGTCGGTATCGCAAGCGCTTACCTTTGCGCCCAGTTTTTTCATCGCGATACTTAAAATTCCGCTGCCGCAGCCCACATCAAGCGCGCTTATACCATCGCGAGCAAGCTCGCTAAGTAGCGCCAGGCACATATTGGTGCTTTCGTGATGGCCTGAACCAAACGCCAACGCAGGATCGATTAGCAGATCGATTAGCGCGGGATCTTGCGATCTTTCGCACCAGCTCGGACGGACG harbors:
- the pssA gene encoding CDP-diacylglycerol--serine O-phosphatidyltransferase, which produces MEEEKGKLIYILPNFFTAASVFLAVISIISTIKGNFSAAIFYIILSLICDGLDGRVARLTHATSKFGVEFDSLADIVAFGVAPALLFYCAVGHDYGKVGSLVAALYVVFGAIRLARFNVTTGTYEPSVFIGLPIPTAAITMAFWIGIYLKYELSKGFGVFLIIAMVALSFLMVSNIRFPSFKRISLKRPNAIKILVLLIVVFFSLLYLFRLEFPAVLTLVYIVYGLVRGALNLSAAKFHKKDKPEEMAK
- the ftsH gene encoding ATP-dependent zinc metalloprotease FtsH, producing the protein MNNNPNNQPPQNGGGNNFFNKNPIGVFIIFALILIVVFKAISPSGGFDSGGVLGSVSGESRNVTYSELKSQIKNSQVSMVSIGSSTIKAQVGNVIYTAKRVDDPELIQILESRKIPYGAYNESNFLTDLLFSWVLPLVIFFGIWMFLANRMQRNMGGGVLGIGSSKNLVSAEKPKVKFSDVAGVEEAKEEVKEIVDFLKNPERYISLGAKIPKGVLLVGPPGTGKTLLAKAVAGEADVPFFSVSGSSFIEMFVGVGASRVRDLFDNAKKQAPAIVFIDEIDAIGKSRTAGGIGGGNDEREQTLNQLLAEMDGFGSESSPVIVLAATNRPETLDAALLRPGRFDRQVLVDRPDFDGRMAILKVHMRDVKFARDIDIEEIARLTVGFAGADLANIINEAALLAGREAKAEVEQKDLLEAIERVGIGLAKKSRRVSPIEKRIVAYHESGHALIAELTKGAMPVSKVTIVPRGLSAAGYTLNSPFENRYLHQRHEIFAEIDTFLAGRAAEDVFLGEITDGAGNDLQRATDMLKFMATQVGMTDALGLAVLEKQQYSFLNGGQSIKDYSEVTAVKIDEYVRKTLDERYAAVKETLRTYAQAIEEMVKALYEKETVSGEQIVEIISKFEKDNGMPTRLVRNLGANDDIESAKSEA
- a CDS encoding 50S ribosomal protein L11 methyltransferase; this encodes MKDFFYEMIVKSANASELFKNFAFELGVTCVEEDGERFIIRDEEDLQNLKFAFEEFKKALARSLNLDADLQIEISKEQNKDWLDEYKKGVAPVAVGKFYVRPSWCERSQDPALIDLLIDPALAFGSGHHESTNMCLALLSELARDGISALDVGCGSGILSIAMKKLGAKVSACDTDEQAVTATQQNAEKNGVQIDKIWLGSVSSLGEQGSSKSAQPQFDLIVANIIADVILILSADLKKALKPGGKLVLSGILEKYKDRIEQAFSDLNFVQMKKQNEWLSFVYERKI
- a CDS encoding 2-isopropylmalate synthase yields the protein MDKNKIIIFDTTLRDGEQSPGASMNTDEKIHLALQLEKLGVDVIEAGFAAASPGDFDAIEKIASAVSKVRVCSLARALEKDIKAAGEAIKGAKLGRIHTFIATSPIHMEFKLKMQPQEVIKRAVESVQYAKSLCEDVEFSCEDACRSDMGFLKEICDAAINAGASTINIPDTVGYLYPDEITTRIGEIVKLIGERAVVSVHNHNDLGMATVNSLAAILAGARQVECTINGIGERAGNAALEEIVMAIKTRTDKFAPLYTDINLKEIYPSSRLVASITGIEPQPNKAIVGKNAFAHESGIHQDGVLKHKETYEIMHAEDIGLDKNSLVLGKHSGRHAFKDKLVSLGYELSSEQIEIAFNKFKTLADSKKDVFDEDIRELVNDEFVGAEKTYEVLVLSSNSCNKGHASTALTLRYKDEILSDSALGNGGVDAIFKAIDRISGISGSLKEYQVKAVSQGKDALAKVTVKVEFKDEGAIIGRGLDVDTMLASAKAYVAALNTYLDAKR